A stretch of Methanosphaerula palustris E1-9c DNA encodes these proteins:
- a CDS encoding putative quinol monooxygenase has product MKSVQGASTISHHSVVARIRARPDMGGRVQQEMENLVELTRRLDKGCISYELFQDSEDNDLFWFVETWEDEEHLKRHLESDHMKEYFLAMEDLVEETGIHHLNKIR; this is encoded by the coding sequence ATGAAGAGCGTACAGGGAGCGTCGACGATATCACACCATTCGGTGGTCGCCAGGATCAGGGCCAGGCCTGACATGGGCGGGAGAGTACAGCAGGAGATGGAGAATCTGGTCGAACTGACAAGACGTCTGGACAAGGGGTGCATCTCCTACGAACTGTTTCAGGACAGTGAGGATAACGACCTCTTCTGGTTCGTTGAGACATGGGAGGACGAGGAACATCTGAAGAGACACCTGGAGTCGGACCATATGAAGGAATATTTTCTGGCTATGGAAGACCTGGTCGAAGAGACCGGAATACACCACCTTAACAAGATCCGGTAA
- a CDS encoding type III PLP-dependent enzyme, with protein sequence MTTVPEPGDKNYISEGCDDSLLHIDQERKELLQSLAQEHGTPIFVIDHEKIRQNYREFREHLPDVQVYFAVKANSNPEIVKTLFDMGCSFDVASMPEFMVVYENIKDLPDKERQEWIWDKIIYANTIKPIETIEALNQYKPLVTFDNSEELKKIRTYAPHAGLVLRIRVPNTGSMVELSSKFGAEPGEAVDLISEAFAMGLVTEGLSFHVGSQCTNFDNYVQALELSANIIEEVETRTGQKIRILDIGGGFPVRYHPEVKSFHLLARRLNTEIERLFPPDMQILAEPGRFLVANACTLVSKVIGKAFRDGKPGYYINDGVYHTYSGQVFDHNTYPVLAFKEGETQISAVFGPTCDAFDTITLSAELPDLEINDLVYSENIGAYSIASSTYFNGFPPATVLHINL encoded by the coding sequence ATGACAACGGTGCCGGAGCCCGGGGATAAGAACTATATTTCAGAAGGTTGTGACGACAGTCTCCTCCATATCGACCAGGAGAGGAAGGAACTGTTGCAGAGCCTGGCACAGGAGCATGGAACCCCGATCTTTGTCATCGATCATGAGAAGATCCGGCAGAACTACCGGGAGTTTCGTGAACATCTGCCCGATGTCCAGGTGTACTTTGCGGTCAAGGCCAACTCGAACCCTGAGATCGTGAAGACGCTCTTCGATATGGGGTGCAGTTTCGACGTCGCCTCCATGCCTGAGTTCATGGTCGTCTACGAGAACATCAAGGACTTGCCAGATAAAGAGCGGCAGGAATGGATCTGGGACAAGATCATCTATGCCAATACCATCAAGCCGATCGAGACCATCGAGGCCCTCAACCAGTACAAGCCGCTTGTCACTTTCGATAACAGCGAGGAACTGAAGAAGATCCGGACCTATGCCCCCCATGCGGGGCTGGTCTTACGGATCCGGGTTCCCAATACCGGATCGATGGTTGAACTCTCCTCCAAGTTCGGGGCTGAACCGGGGGAAGCCGTCGACCTGATCTCCGAAGCGTTTGCGATGGGACTGGTCACCGAGGGGCTCAGTTTCCATGTCGGCAGCCAGTGCACCAACTTTGATAACTATGTCCAGGCCCTGGAACTCTCGGCTAATATCATCGAGGAGGTCGAGACCCGAACCGGCCAGAAGATCCGAATCCTCGACATTGGTGGCGGTTTTCCGGTTCGGTACCACCCGGAGGTGAAGTCCTTTCACCTCCTTGCCAGGAGGCTGAACACCGAGATCGAGCGGCTCTTCCCTCCTGACATGCAGATCCTGGCCGAACCCGGGCGGTTCCTGGTGGCCAACGCCTGCACGCTCGTCTCCAAGGTGATCGGGAAGGCCTTCCGCGACGGAAAGCCCGGCTATTACATCAATGATGGGGTCTACCACACCTACTCCGGGCAGGTCTTCGACCACAACACCTACCCGGTGCTGGCCTTTAAGGAGGGAGAAACTCAGATCTCAGCGGTCTTCGGCCCGACCTGCGATGCCTTCGACACGATCACGCTCAGCGCCGAACTGCCGGATCTTGAGATCAACGACCTCGTCTACTCAGAGAATATCGGTGCCTACTCGATCGCCTCGTCCACCTACTTCAACGGCTTTCCGCCGGCGACAGTGCTCCATATCAACCTCTGA
- a CDS encoding TIGR04283 family arsenosugar biosynthesis glycosyltransferase codes for MTLISIITPVLNEEGTVRLFFDRLASLDGDFEVIVVDGGSSDTTPSLLNECIRGFPALVTILSTSPGRSIQMNAGAAVARGEILLFLHVDCVIPSDSLRVIEEACTLPGVVGGAFLQSFVESDRPEEVRRQVVNWLARRLQTFFGDFGIFVDQRIFVQSGRFSPIPYCEDIEFCRAVRSYGRLVQIDRVICSSPRRFERVGRSKLAAVYLLALGLNLLKIRSPFLKRLIVD; via the coding sequence ATGACCCTCATCTCGATCATCACTCCTGTACTGAACGAAGAGGGGACCGTCCGGCTATTTTTCGACCGCCTTGCCTCCCTGGACGGAGATTTCGAGGTGATCGTCGTCGATGGGGGCAGTTCAGACACGACCCCTTCTCTTCTGAATGAATGTATACGAGGTTTTCCTGCACTGGTGACCATCCTCTCCACATCCCCCGGGAGGAGTATTCAGATGAATGCCGGGGCAGCAGTGGCACGGGGAGAGATCCTTCTCTTCCTTCATGTCGACTGCGTGATCCCATCGGACTCGTTACGGGTGATCGAGGAGGCATGCACCCTTCCCGGGGTCGTCGGCGGGGCTTTTTTGCAGAGTTTCGTTGAGTCGGACCGGCCGGAAGAGGTCCGTCGTCAGGTGGTGAACTGGCTCGCCCGCCGTCTTCAGACCTTCTTCGGGGACTTCGGGATCTTTGTCGACCAGAGAATCTTCGTTCAGTCCGGTAGATTTTCACCGATCCCTTACTGTGAGGATATCGAGTTCTGCAGGGCGGTCAGATCCTATGGGAGACTGGTCCAGATTGATCGGGTGATCTGTAGTTCCCCCAGGCGATTCGAGCGGGTCGGGAGATCGAAACTGGCTGCCGTCTACCTTCTCGCACTGGGGTTGAACCTGCTGAAGATCCGGTCCCCGTTCCTGAAGCGGTTGATCGTCGACTGA
- a CDS encoding radical SAM/SPASM domain-containing protein yields MSHHHPTGACPQTVAAGGCLHPDHREVVRYFEMNRVYTVQIESCLLCTQGCRYCYAAGADAPSTELSAECIGRVITEAAEIGVRAIDWLGGDPLLRGDWAALAGVAEENGLFNNIWTSGIPLADPKVAEDVAAMTGSGFVSVHLDSLNEAIYGTLHNGEPGPKIQAILDGVENLFAAGKRADQVINCITFTRPLAGDDLEETIRFFSAKGIRTCLTQICMAGLGREHPEWVPSREEVGEAVRLRDRIDYPGSDFSMGTMDVNRYYCGGMVCVTVEGEVTPCSVIRQGFGNVNDRPLGEIITDHQSDLLFLPLRNESTIRRCGACKNRQVCWGCRATAFYTSGDLMADDPNCPGMEELVQ; encoded by the coding sequence GTGTCTCACCATCATCCCACCGGCGCCTGCCCACAGACCGTCGCTGCCGGCGGGTGTCTGCATCCCGATCATCGGGAGGTGGTTCGGTACTTCGAGATGAACCGGGTCTACACAGTACAGATCGAGTCGTGCCTGCTCTGCACGCAGGGATGCCGGTACTGCTACGCGGCCGGGGCGGACGCCCCATCGACCGAACTCTCGGCCGAGTGTATCGGCAGGGTGATCACCGAGGCGGCCGAGATCGGGGTCCGGGCGATCGACTGGCTCGGCGGCGACCCGCTGCTCAGAGGGGACTGGGCTGCACTGGCAGGGGTGGCAGAGGAGAACGGGCTCTTCAACAATATCTGGACGAGCGGAATCCCGCTGGCCGATCCGAAGGTGGCTGAAGATGTGGCAGCGATGACTGGCAGCGGATTCGTCAGTGTCCATCTCGACAGTCTGAATGAAGCGATCTATGGGACACTCCACAACGGGGAGCCAGGACCAAAGATCCAGGCAATCCTCGACGGGGTGGAGAACCTCTTCGCAGCCGGCAAGAGAGCGGATCAGGTGATCAACTGCATCACCTTCACCCGCCCGCTCGCCGGGGATGATCTGGAAGAGACAATCCGGTTCTTCTCGGCGAAGGGAATACGGACCTGCCTGACGCAGATCTGCATGGCCGGCCTCGGCAGGGAGCATCCCGAATGGGTCCCATCCAGAGAGGAGGTGGGAGAGGCCGTCAGGCTGCGGGACCGGATCGACTACCCCGGCTCAGACTTCTCGATGGGCACGATGGATGTGAACAGATACTACTGCGGGGGAATGGTCTGTGTCACGGTGGAGGGTGAGGTAACCCCGTGCTCGGTGATCCGACAGGGGTTTGGAAATGTGAACGACCGACCGCTCGGAGAGATCATTACCGATCACCAGAGCGACCTCCTCTTCCTCCCCCTCCGAAACGAGAGCACTATCCGGCGCTGTGGCGCCTGCAAAAACCGGCAGGTCTGCTGGGGATGCCGGGCGACGGCCTTCTACACCTCCGGCGACCTGATGGCCGACGACCCGAACTGCCCCGGGATGGAGGAACTGGTCCAATGA
- a CDS encoding methyltransferase domain-containing protein, which translates to MTQRGIDLSIADVCEAYAGPVGSLWELLMGEEIHVGGVQETDTLATLAGVRVGDHLLDICSALGGPARHLAARYGCRVTGVDATAAMILEAETRTDKAGLGDLVSFRLGNALDLPFRGSTFDTVWGQDAWCYVTDRDRLIGEAARVTKPGGTLAFTDWVEAGRMTDGEREDLLSFMLFPALETPGGYDALLAQHGWKVTKYENLDKNFAHSLGRYRELVTGEMKPTILERFGEELYTAVEQGIRGWEQAARKGKVGRGRWIAQKPGL; encoded by the coding sequence ATGACACAGAGAGGGATAGATCTGAGCATCGCCGATGTCTGCGAAGCGTACGCCGGGCCAGTCGGATCACTCTGGGAACTGCTGATGGGGGAGGAGATCCATGTCGGCGGTGTTCAGGAGACCGATACCCTGGCAACCCTGGCCGGCGTTCGGGTCGGGGATCACCTCCTCGACATCTGCAGCGCCCTCGGTGGGCCGGCCCGCCACCTTGCGGCCAGATATGGGTGCCGGGTCACCGGGGTGGATGCGACAGCTGCCATGATCTTGGAGGCGGAGACGAGGACTGATAAGGCCGGCCTTGGGGACCTGGTCTCTTTCCGACTCGGAAATGCCCTGGACCTGCCGTTCCGGGGATCGACATTCGACACGGTTTGGGGACAGGACGCCTGGTGTTATGTGACCGATCGGGACAGGCTGATCGGCGAGGCCGCCCGGGTAACAAAGCCCGGCGGGACGCTGGCCTTCACTGACTGGGTCGAGGCCGGGCGGATGACGGACGGGGAGCGGGAGGATCTGCTCTCGTTCATGCTCTTCCCGGCCCTTGAGACCCCCGGGGGGTACGATGCCCTTCTCGCCCAGCATGGATGGAAGGTAACCAAGTATGAGAATCTGGACAAGAACTTCGCCCACTCTCTGGGGCGGTACCGGGAACTGGTGACAGGTGAGATGAAGCCGACGATCCTCGAACGTTTCGGGGAGGAGCTGTACACGGCAGTCGAACAGGGAATCAGAGGATGGGAGCAGGCGGCCCGTAAAGGAAAAGTCGGACGGGGGCGATGGATCGCACAGAAGCCCGGACTCTGA
- a CDS encoding TIGR04282 family arsenosugar biosynthesis glycosyltransferase, which translates to MDRTEARTLISARQGIAVMAKEPVPGRVKTRLCPPLSHQEAADLYGAFLADTLSLVAKMSATGFIAYDPDRAGPFFRDLAPGGMMCISQGTGDLGTRLARVSKKLFSSGLQRVLIVASDAPGMNPEHLSLAFNYLEHADLVLGPGDDGGYYLIGTRFHAPALFSGIPWSTTEVLATTLKMADREGMTTALLPSCPDIDTMQDLYRFARELEIGGRPSACPGTRQALAGIGLITPKDPASSGRRSPPPSAPGPMHTVRGLWVGVDVHRSGQTHTGRRTRRGPGPRT; encoded by the coding sequence ATGGATCGCACAGAAGCCCGGACTCTGATCTCAGCCCGGCAGGGTATCGCCGTCATGGCGAAAGAGCCGGTGCCGGGCAGGGTGAAGACCCGGCTCTGCCCCCCGCTCTCCCACCAAGAGGCCGCAGATCTCTATGGGGCGTTCCTCGCCGACACCCTCTCCCTGGTGGCAAAAATGTCAGCGACGGGGTTCATCGCCTACGATCCCGACAGAGCCGGACCGTTCTTCAGGGACCTGGCACCCGGCGGAATGATGTGCATCTCCCAGGGGACCGGGGACCTCGGTACACGCCTCGCCCGGGTCTCAAAAAAGCTCTTCTCGTCGGGTCTTCAAAGGGTACTGATCGTCGCCAGCGACGCCCCCGGAATGAACCCAGAGCATCTCTCGCTCGCCTTCAACTACCTCGAACACGCCGACCTGGTGCTTGGCCCTGGTGACGATGGGGGATACTACCTGATCGGCACTCGCTTCCATGCTCCGGCCCTCTTCTCCGGCATCCCCTGGAGCACCACAGAAGTGCTCGCAACAACCCTGAAAATGGCTGATAGAGAGGGGATGACCACAGCCCTCCTCCCATCCTGCCCCGACATCGACACCATGCAGGACCTCTATCGCTTTGCCCGGGAACTGGAGATCGGGGGCAGACCCTCTGCCTGTCCAGGGACCAGACAGGCCCTCGCCGGTATCGGACTGATCACCCCAAAGGATCCCGCCTCATCGGGCAGACGTTCGCCCCCTCCATCTGCCCCTGGGCCCATGCATACCGTTCGCGGATTGTGGGTGGGAGTTGATGTTCATCGATCGGGACAAACCCATACCGGCCGTAGAACCCGACGAGGTCCCGGACCGCGTACATAA
- a CDS encoding GNAT family N-acetyltransferase, producing the protein MTAEPAYQFTLITATDGPALIGIFNHYIEQSDAAFLEDPVSSAFFERLLPYLKIYPSVAARDDQRTLVGFGMLRPHNQMPAFRHTAEVTCFISPDRTGQGIGSRMLEHLETEGKKAGIRNLLACISSKNEGSIRFHIRAGFTEVGRFKDAGKKWGAFFDTVWMQKEI; encoded by the coding sequence ATGACAGCAGAACCAGCCTACCAGTTCACCCTGATCACGGCCACCGACGGGCCGGCCCTGATCGGGATCTTCAACCACTACATCGAGCAGAGCGACGCGGCCTTTCTTGAAGACCCCGTCTCCTCGGCATTCTTCGAACGGTTACTCCCCTATCTGAAGATCTACCCGTCGGTTGCCGCCCGGGACGACCAGAGGACCCTGGTGGGGTTCGGGATGCTCCGACCCCACAACCAGATGCCGGCCTTCCGGCACACTGCCGAGGTCACCTGCTTCATCAGCCCTGACCGGACCGGCCAGGGGATCGGCAGCCGGATGCTCGAACACCTCGAGACCGAGGGGAAGAAGGCTGGGATTCGGAACCTCCTCGCCTGCATCTCCTCGAAGAATGAGGGGAGTATCAGGTTCCATATTCGTGCCGGGTTCACCGAGGTGGGACGGTTTAAGGACGCCGGCAAGAAGTGGGGGGCGTTCTTCGACACCGTCTGGATGCAGAAGGAGATCTGA
- a CDS encoding DUF998 domain-containing protein: MVDLDGSPSLHQYLAIAGSLLLIGGMIAFLGIITAEVLFPGYSTSENQISDLGTSAESLDDTIPPPSALIFDGAMVLVGLMTLGASVCLHRTFEDLVVTIPLSLLGIGLTGVGIFNGSFGTIHALFALLIFIAGGLSAIAAARVERSPLCYISVILGAVSLINLVSFLVLGMSGPLAFLGPGGMERWVVYPVLLWLLVFGGYLFGQSHPA, translated from the coding sequence ATGGTCGATCTCGATGGATCCCCCTCGCTCCACCAGTACCTTGCCATCGCCGGCTCCCTGCTGCTGATCGGCGGGATGATCGCTTTCCTCGGTATCATCACCGCCGAGGTCCTGTTCCCCGGCTACAGCACCTCGGAGAACCAGATCAGTGACCTCGGAACTTCTGCTGAATCCCTGGATGACACCATCCCCCCACCCTCAGCTCTGATCTTCGATGGTGCCATGGTGCTCGTCGGGTTGATGACCCTCGGGGCGTCCGTCTGCCTGCATCGGACCTTTGAGGACCTGGTGGTCACCATCCCGCTCTCCCTCCTCGGGATCGGTCTGACTGGCGTCGGCATCTTTAACGGGAGTTTCGGTACCATCCATGCCCTCTTTGCCCTGCTCATCTTCATCGCCGGCGGGCTGTCGGCGATCGCTGCGGCCCGGGTTGAACGGTCGCCGCTCTGCTACATCTCGGTGATCCTGGGTGCGGTCTCCCTGATCAACCTCGTCTCCTTCCTGGTCCTCGGGATGTCAGGGCCGCTCGCCTTCCTCGGTCCCGGGGGGATGGAACGGTGGGTGGTCTACCCGGTCCTGCTCTGGTTGCTCGTCTTCGGGGGGTACCTGTTCGGGCAGTCGCATCCGGCATGA
- a CDS encoding ABC transporter substrate-binding protein, translating to MKFVWPIIIAVLLLLLGGFVVAEDQMQTNQTQTIVIGGLLPLSGNASAQGPSYKAAMELAAEDLNAKYATLGLPYQVRLRIADTGSDPDVAKKLGTEMIRDGIHFIIGPLSSAEMTALEETATQSHTILIGFGSTAPGLTSQNNTIVRLCPDDTIQAQALQGLFKKENYSTIIPVVRNDIYGQKFYEILDNLSENGTFTLTDPIYYEPGTASFNTTIEEITRDVHDVPSHSRSAVLVLGFDETADILNAASQSSELGSLSWVGTDGIALSDSVLKNRNVAAFAAKTNFTATIYGEMENEPKFMDFSKRIQNISGLKPTPYAVVIDDAVQLAALTEMTGKGITDKRPLFLDNADHFYGVSGYTFLTESGDRRYTNIDFWRVKDKGGDYSWTKIGRFVDQMAGPMMDMKTT from the coding sequence ATGAAGTTCGTATGGCCCATAATCATAGCAGTTTTATTATTACTCTTGGGCGGATTTGTTGTGGCTGAAGATCAGATGCAGACCAATCAGACGCAGACCATTGTCATTGGAGGGCTTCTCCCCCTTTCAGGAAATGCTTCAGCACAGGGCCCCTCGTATAAAGCGGCAATGGAACTGGCTGCTGAAGACCTGAATGCAAAGTACGCAACGCTTGGACTTCCCTATCAGGTACGTCTTCGTATCGCTGACACAGGATCTGATCCTGATGTTGCTAAAAAACTTGGTACTGAGATGATCAGGGATGGTATCCATTTCATTATCGGTCCCTTGAGTTCGGCAGAGATGACCGCTCTTGAAGAGACAGCGACGCAATCCCATACCATACTCATCGGATTTGGAAGCACGGCACCGGGTCTTACCAGCCAGAACAATACTATTGTCCGCCTCTGCCCGGACGATACGATTCAGGCTCAGGCACTTCAGGGTCTCTTTAAGAAAGAGAACTATTCCACCATCATTCCTGTCGTCAGAAATGACATATATGGTCAGAAATTCTATGAAATCCTGGATAATTTATCAGAAAACGGGACGTTCACCCTGACTGATCCGATCTACTACGAACCAGGGACAGCCTCCTTCAACACAACTATTGAGGAGATTACTCGGGATGTTCATGATGTACCCTCACACTCACGATCGGCAGTACTGGTTCTTGGATTTGACGAAACTGCAGATATTCTGAATGCAGCATCACAGAGCAGTGAACTGGGATCTCTCTCCTGGGTTGGGACAGATGGTATTGCATTATCCGATTCGGTACTGAAGAACAGAAATGTTGCGGCATTTGCTGCAAAAACAAATTTCACCGCCACCATTTATGGTGAAATGGAGAACGAGCCGAAGTTTATGGATTTCTCCAAGAGAATTCAGAATATCTCCGGTCTCAAGCCGACCCCGTATGCAGTCGTCATTGATGATGCAGTTCAGCTCGCTGCATTGACAGAAATGACAGGGAAGGGGATCACCGATAAACGGCCGCTATTCCTCGACAATGCAGATCATTTCTATGGTGTATCAGGATACACGTTTCTGACTGAATCCGGTGACAGGAGATATACCAATATCGATTTCTGGAGGGTGAAAGATAAAGGAGGAGATTACTCCTGGACGAAGATAGGTCGGTTTGTCGATCAGATGGCCGGTCCCATGATGGATATGAAGACCACATAA